A genomic stretch from Heliangelus exortis chromosome 23, bHelExo1.hap1, whole genome shotgun sequence includes:
- the PERM1 gene encoding PGC-1 and ERR-induced regulator in muscle protein 1 → MDNFEYSIQLNDREWAEFLSASEECDLAPATLATAEEQCLSDIEQGDGVPGRDCTEGQVAAKVGSDPGPGWGHSAPRGVAADTSLSRPAGGHLSPTELLSGSEDEAELGSVSRFLSESHKPARPRSPPMPSAQRRQTSCPPSPATPAGGTAPGTPRQNAGCEEPAAPQPPSEEGEGSGCQAMEPPKPPAGAGAQGGEEGGEEPRASPLAPQPLPLSGSPATGRKNPRTEPVQRGPPRDHPPSPSLETAPKTREEASGEKPNMEPSSPDVVRPKVPGQQRKNRKQRGAGATEAAQGDREPAGAAAQGAAVKAPLSSPLTSRKSKGKEKAAKPPLVKVGSEEAAESKRPVPSPGRDEGEAATSAPPKQKVKEPPGTQPPGKAKATKHSKPEQAGGLGICDTVAVIPANGAVVPAGEACQEVLEKPLHPKSMVASERAGSGTAPKEPAAEPPVELGPPCSVDGASAKVDTLDVTWPEMYEYLFCESQGEEEELGNSLEGEKKPLEGEMSWPELYEYFFSEPEGNRKKVKGKERKRKKFSSLDHTELQNDNPSSAPVKDSLVISVPEMSKHFFSDGPRNRTGWRGIFPITSASEVKKAVGALKSLLQRPVSLVRGQSPAPQALVRRGSGEKLALIPLSPLGRGQESPEGLDMALALTGSPEAPLVLTHKDMCLVFCAFASWAVKTSDLQAPDAWKTMFLASFGTLSAIRYFRRQVREGHPRI, encoded by the exons ATGGATAACTTCGAGTACAGCATCCAGCTGAACGACCGGGAGTGGGCTGAGTTCCTCTCGGCGTCGGAGGAATGCGACCTAGCGCCGGCCACCCTGGCCACGGCCGAGGAGCAGTGTCTCAGTGACATTGAACAAGGGGACGGCGTGCCGGGGAGGGACTGCACCGAGGGGCAGGTGGCAGCCAAGGTGGGCAGCGATCCAGGGCCGGGTTGGGGACACTCTGCCCCACGTGGGGTGGCTGCAGACACCTCCCTGAGCCGGCCGGCCGGCGGCCACCTCTCCCCGACCGAGCTCCTTTCGGGCAGCGAGGACGAAGCGGAGCTGGGCTCGGTCAGCAGGTTCCTGTCTGAAAGCCACAAGCCCGCCCGCCCTCGGTCACCTCCGATGCCCAGCGCCCAGAGGAGGCAGACCTCCTGTCCCCCCTCTCCAGCCACCCCGGCGGGGGGCACGGCCCCGGGCACCCCCCGGCAGAACGCGGGATGTGAGGAGCCAGCGGCACCGCAGCCGCCGTcggaggaaggagaaggcagcGGCTGCCAGGCCATGGAGCCCCCCAAGCCCCCGGCCGGAGCAGGAgcccagggaggggaggagggaggcgAAGAGCCCCGTGCCAGCCCGCTGGCCCCGCAGCCTCTCCCGCTGAGCGGTTCGCCGGCGACCGGGAGGAAAAACCCACGCACGGAGCCCGTGCAACGGGGACCCCCGCGGGACCACCCCCCGAGTCCGTCCCTGGAGACTGCACCCAAAACCCGGGAGGAGGCGAGCGGGGAAAAACCAAACATGGAACCCAGCTCCCCGGACGTGGTGAGGCCCAAggtgccagggcagcagagaaaGAACCGCAAGCAGCGCGGAGCCGGGGCCACCGAGGCGGCCCAAGGGGACAGGGAACCCGCGGGGGCTGCGGCACAGGGAGCAGCCGTGAAGGCACCTTTGAGCTCACCCCTCACCTCACggaaaagcaaagggaaggagaaggcagcGAAGCCGCCTCTGGTGAAAGTGGGGAGCGAGGAGGCAGCCGAGAGCAAGCGGCCGGTGCCCAGCCCTGGCAGAGATGAGGGTGAAGCAGCCACGAGTGCTCCTCCAAAGCAGAAGGTGAAGGAGCCACCGGGGACACAGCCCCCAGGGAAGGCGAAGGCCACCAAGCACTCGAAGCCGGAGCAGGCTGGTGGCTTGGGCATTTGTGACACTGTGGCAGTGATCCCTGCCAACGGAGCCGTGGTTCCCGCGGGAGAGGCATGCCAGGAAGTGCTGGAGAAGCCTCTCCATCCCAAGAGCATGGTGGCTTCTGAAAGGGCTGGCTCTGGGACAGCTCCCAAGGAGCCTGCAGCTGAGCCCCCCGTGGAACTGGGCCCCCCGTGCTCTGTAGATGGGGCCTCTGCAAAGGTAGACACCCTGGATGTGACCTGGCCAGAGATGTATGAGTATTTGTTCTGTGAATCccaaggggaagaagaagaactGGGGAACTCActggagggggagaaaaaaccctTGGAAGGGGAAATGTCCTGGCCTGAACtgtatgaatattttttcagtgaaccagaaggaaacaggaaaaaagtcaAGGGTAAAGAGAGGAAGCGAAAGAAGTTCAGCAGCTTGGACCACACTGAGCTGCAGAATGACAATCCCAGCTCGGCTCCAGTCAAAGACTCCCTGGTTATCTCGGTCCCTGAGATGTCCAAACACTTCTTTTCAGATGGGCCTAGGAACAGAACgggctggagagggattttCCCCATCACTTCAGCCTCCGAGGTGAAGAAAGCTGTGGGGGCTTTGAAGTCCCTCCTGCAAAGGCCAGTGAGCCTGGTCAGGGGCCagtccccagctccccaggctcTCGTGAGGAGAGGATCTGGAGAGAAACTCGCCCTCATCCCTCTGTCTCCCTTGGGAAGAGGCCAGGAGTCACCAGAAGGTTTGGACATGGCCCTTGCGCTGACAG GGAGCCCTGAGGCCCCGTTGGTGCTGACCCACAAGGACATGTGCCTGGTCTTCTGTGCCTTTGCCTCCTGGGCAGTGAAGACTTCAGACCTGCAGGCTCCAGATGCCTGGAAGACCA TGTTCCTGGCAAGTTTTGGCACCCTTTCTGCCATCCGGTACTTCAGACGGCAGGTGAGAGAAGGACACCCCCGGATCTAA